One Brassica napus cultivar Da-Ae chromosome A1, Da-Ae, whole genome shotgun sequence genomic region harbors:
- the LOC106437472 gene encoding uncharacterized protein LOC106437472: MHLKNSTVAERRFIGKEAASYPPSSDLDPKPKIKHHRPLQVPETLTPEKPTYRSAIGANPYNQSQAQSHLTVEIPDSSSPQKRPAAAAAQSSHPFNDFRRGGGGSDRGSLGLLSFLSSSLPSNQKLLRQVIRVRLICFHLRFLLLLSVPPLYIFFLLISVRVVLLFVFSIIAFSFILSISLKFALPHLPSIRLFIARLLSLSPTRSSSSSSSSSSQERTKQVVWSIGSKPVTEKKTNSGSWVQKYSSGDVYEGEFLRGKCSGSGVYYYSMKGKYEGDWVDGKYDGFGVETWAKGSRYRGQYRQGMRHGTGIYRFYTGDVYAGEWSNGQSHGCGVYTSEDGSRFVGEFKWGVKHGLGHYYFRNGDTYAGEYFADRMHGFGVYLFGNGHRYEGAWHEGRRQGLGMYTFRNGETQAGHWENGVLSCPTEQTTRPDSSFSISHSKVLDTVQQARKAAEKAREVVKVEERVNRAVMVANRAANAARVAATKAVQTQTYYSSGGGDDPL, translated from the exons ATGCATCTAAAGAATTCAACTGTAGCAGAACGGCGGTTCATCGGAAAAGAAGCCGCCAGTTATCCACCTTCCTCCGATTTGGATCCGAAACCAAAGATTAAGCATCATCGCCCCCTTCAAGTACCCGAAACGCTAACCCCAGAGAAACCCACGTACCGAAGCGCCATTGGAGCAAACCCTTATAATCAATCGCAAGCCCAGAGCCATCTCACCGTTGAAATCCCAGATTCATCGTCTCCGCAAAAGAGGCCTGCAGCGGCGGCGGCTCAATCCTCTCATCCGTTTAACGATTTCCGccgcggaggaggaggaagcgACCGTGGAAGCTTGGGTCTTTTGTCGTTTCTCTCGTCTTCTCTTCCGTCGAATCAGAAGCTGCTCCGTCAAGTCATCCGAGTTCGTTTGATATGTTTCCACCTCCGTTTCCTGCTTCTCCTCTCCGTTCCTCCTCTCTACATCTTCTTCCTGTTAATCAGTGTCCGAGTCGTCCTCCTCTTCGTCTTCTCCATCATCGCTTTCTCGTTCATCCTCTCGATCTCTCTCAAGTTCGCTCTCCCTCACTTACCCTCGATTCGTCTCTTCATCGCTCGCTTGCTCTCCCTCAGCCCCACaagatcctcctcctcctcgtcctcctcctcctctcaaGAGAGGACCAAACAGGTTGTTTGGTCAATCGGGTCGAAGCCTGTTACGGAGAAGAAGACTAACTCCGGCTCTTGGGTTCAGAAGTACAGCTCTGGGGATGTGTACGAGGGAGAGTTTCTTAGGGGGAAGTGTTCAGGGAGTGGAGTTTATTACTATTCGATGAAGGGTAAGTACGAAGGAGATTGGGTTGATGGGAAGTATGATGGCTTTGGAGTTGAGACGTGGGCTAAAGGAAGTAGGTACAGAGGTCAATACAGGCAAGGGATGAGACATGGAACTGGAATCTATAGGTTTTATACAGGGGATGTGTATGCTGGTGAGTGGTCTAATGGACAGAGCCATGGATGTGGTGTGTATACCTCTGAGGATGGAAGCAGATTTGTTGGAGAGTTTAAATGGGGTGTTAAACATGGTCTTGGTCACTATTATTTCAG GAATGGTGATACATATGCGGGAGAGTACTTTGCAGACAGGATGCATGGTTTTGGAGTGTATCTATTTGGAAACGGACATCGGTATGAAGGAGCGTGGCATGAAGGGAGAAGGCAAGGGCTTGGTATGTACACATTCAGGAACGGTGAGACACAGGCTGGGCATTGGGAAAACGGTGTTCTCAGCTGTCCTACCGAGCAGACCACCCGTCCTGATTCATCGTTTTCAATCAGTCACTCCAAGGTTCTAGACACTGTCCAG CAAGCAAGGAAAGCAGCTGAGAAAGCACGTGAAGTAGTGAAAGTGGAAGAGAGAGTAAACAGAGCAGTGATGGTCGCAAACCGAGCAGCTAATGCTGCTAGAGTTGCTGCTACAAAGGCTGTTCAAACCCAAACATATTACAGTAGTGGCGGCGGCGATGATCCCTTGTGA
- the LOC106437457 gene encoding beta-amylase 3, chloroplastic-like — MELTLNSSSSLIKRKDTKSSRNHESSSNMSFAKMKPPTYQFQAKSSVKEMKFTHEKTFKPEGEEATERWEKLHVLSYPHPKNDSSVPVFVMLPLDTVTMSGHLNKPRAMNASLMALKGAGVEGVMVDAWWGLVEKDGPMKYNWEGYAELIQMVQKHGLKLQVVMSFHQCGGNVGDSCSIPLPPWVLEEISKNPDLVYTDKSGRRNPEYISLGCDSVPVLRGRTPIQVYSDFMRSFRERFDHYMGGVIAEIQVGMGPCGELRYPSYPESNGTWRFPGIGEFQCYDKYMRSSLQAYAESVGKTNWGTSGPHDAGEYKNLPEDTEFFRRDGTWNSEYGKFFMEWYSGKLLEHGDKLLASAKGVFQGTGAKLSGKVAGIHWHYNTRSHAAELTAGYYNTRNHDGYLPIAKMFNKHGVVLNFTCMEMKDGEQPEHANCSPEGLVKQVQSATRQAGTDLAGENALERYDSSAFGQVVATNRSDSGNGLTAFTYLRMNKRLFEGQNWQQLVEFVKKMKEGGGDGRRRQLSEEDTTGSDLYVGFVRKSRKVEEVSLV, encoded by the exons ATGGAGTTAACACTAAATTCCTCAAGTTCTCTAATCAAACGTAAAGATACCAAAAGCTCAAGAAACCATGAAAGCTCCTCCAACATGTCATTTGCCAAAATGAAGCCACCAACATATCAATTCCAAGCAAAGAGCTCGGTTAAGGAAATGAAGTTCACTCACGAGAAAACCTTCAAGCCAGAAGGTGAAGAAGCCACTGAAAGATGGGAGAAGCTCCACGTTCTCTCCTACCCACACCCCAAGAACGACTCCAGCGTTCCTGTTTTCGTCATGTTACCGCTGGACACGGTGACAATGTCAGGGCACTTGAACAAACCAAGAGCCATGAACGCTAGTTTGATGGCTCTAAAAGGAGCTGGTGTGGAAGGTGTAATGGTTGACGCTTGGTGGGGATTGGTGGAGAAAGATGGACCTATGAAGTATAACTGGGAAGGCTATGCCGAGCTTATACAGATGGTTCAGAAGCATGGTCTCAAGCTTCAGGTTGTTATGTCTTTCCATCAATGCGGAGGAAACGTTGGAGACTCTTGCAG tataccCTTGCCCCCATGGGTGCTTGAAGAGATCAGCAAGAACCCTGATCTTGTCTACACAGACAAATCTGGAAGAAGGAACCCTGAGTACATCTCCTTGGGATGTGACTCTGTCCCTGTCTTAAGAGGAAGAACACCTATCCAGGTCTACTCAGATTTCATGAGGAGCTTCCGTGAAAGATTCGATCATTACATGGGAGGAGTTATTGCG GAGATTCAAGTGGGCATGGGACCTTGCGGAGAATTGAGATACCCTTCATACCCTGAAAGCAATGGAACATGGAGGTTCCCTGGAATTGGCGAGTTCCAGTGCTACGACAAG TATATGAGATCGTCCCTTCAAGCATATGCTGAATCAGTCGGGAAGACTAACTGGGGAACAAGTGGACCACATGACGCCGGAGAGTACAAGAACCTCCCGGAAGACACTGAGTTTTTCAGGAGAGACGGAACATGGAACAGCGAGTACGGAAAGTTCTTCATGGAGTGGTACTCAGGGAAGCTACTTGAGCATGGAGACAAGCTCCTAGCTTCAGCTAAAGGAGTCTTCCAAGGAACCGGAGCTAAGCTATCTGGAAAAGTAGCCGGAATCCACTGGCACTACAACACCAGGTCACACGCCGCTGAGCTAACCGCTGGATACTACAACACAAGAAACCACGACGGGTATCTACCAATAGCTAAGATGTTCAACAAACATGGCGTTGTCCTAAACTTCACCTGCATGGAGATGAAGGACGGTGAACAACCGGAGCACGCGAACTGCTCGCCGGAAGGTCTGGTTAAGCAAGTGCAGAGCGCGACGAGGCAGGCTGGAACAGACCTAGCGGGGGAGAATGCGTTAGAGAGATACGACTCGAGCGCGTTCGGACAGGTGGTTGCAACGAATAGGTCGGATTCGGGAAACGGGTTGACAGCGTTTACGTACCTGAGAATGAACAAGAGGTTGTTTGAGGGTCAAAATTGGCAGCAGTTGGTGGAGtttgtgaagaagatgaaggaagGTGGTGGTGATGGGAGGAGGAGACAATTATCTGAAGAAGACACTACAGGAAGTGACCTTTATGTTGGGTTTGTCAGAAAAAGCAGGAAGGTTGAAGAAGTTTCCCTAGTGTAA
- the LOC106437479 gene encoding ras-related protein RABB1c: MSYAYLFKYIIIGDTGVGKSCLLLQFTDKRFQPVHDLTIGVEFGARMITIDNKPLKLQIWDTAGQESFRSITRSYYRGAAGALLVYDITRRETFNHLASWLEDARQHANANMTIMLIGNKCDLAHRRAVTTEEGEQFAKEHGLIFMEASAKTAQNVEEAFIKTAATIYKKIQDGVFDVSNESYGIKVGYGGIPGPSGGRDGSTSQGGGCCG, translated from the exons ATGTCTTATGCCTACCTCTTCAAGTATATCATCATCGGCGATACTG gAGTAGGGAAATCATGCCTTCTGCTTCAGTTCACGGACAAGAGGTTTCAGCCGGTGCATGATCTCACCATCGGTGTTGAGTTTGGGGCGAGGATGATCACCATCGACAACAAGCCCCTCAAACTCCAGATCTGGGATACC GCTGGTCAAGAATCATTTAGGTCTATTACAAGGTCCTACTATAGAGGTGCTGCTGGGGCTTTGCTTGTCTACGATATCACCAG GAGGGAGACGTTTAACCATCTAGCTAGCTGGTTAGAGGATGCAAGGCAGCATGCAAATGCTAATATGACCATTATGCTCATTGGGAATAAGTGTGATCTTGCTCACAGGAGGGCTGTCACCACTGAGGAAGGTGAGCAGTTTGCAAAGGAGCACGGTCTTATTTTCATGGAGGCCTCTGCCAAGACTGCTCAGAATGTCGAAGAG GCTTTCATAAAGACAGCGGCAACGATATACAAAAAGATTCAAGATGGTGTGTTTGATGTGTCGAATGAGTCCTATGGAATAAAAGTTGGATATGGAGGAATCCCGGGGCCATCAGGTGGAAGAGACGGATCCACGTCCCAAGGAGGAGGTTGCTGCGGCTAA